The Brassica napus cultivar Da-Ae chromosome C7, Da-Ae, whole genome shotgun sequence genomic interval AAAAGAGAGATTTTTCAGCAAGATACAACCACAAAGCTCATCTACTTTGGAAAACTTGCCAAAAGAGTTTCTTTCACAGGTGCTAATACTCGGCAACAACAATACAATAATGAATCAAACTTCGTGAAGATTTATTAGCTTCAAACATTAACTGTGACCGCACAACAATACTTCAACGCTGAAGTTGCTTAATGTGCGCGATCTGTTTGCCCGGGTTCAAACCCTTAGGACAAGCACGAGCACAGTTCAAGATCGTATGACAACGGTAAAGCTTGAACTCATCGTCAATAGCCTCAAGTCTTTCCTTAGTGTACTCATCACGACTGTCGCTTATCCACCTTCACAATGTTACAAACACATCcaaagatcaaaacttttatcTAACGCAGCTAACAACAAGACATCTACTACGAATCATCCCAACGAGCAATACTATAACTTGTTTCACATACCTATTGGCATGTAGCAAAGCGGCAGGGCCAAGGTAAGACTCAGGGTTCCACCAGTAACTAGGACAAGACGTGCTACAACAAGCGCAGAGAATACACTCATACATCCCATCAAGCTTAGCCCTATCCTTCTTACTCTGCAGAATCTCCTTCCCAGGCTCAGACGGAGGGTTCTTCCTCTTCAGCCACGGCTCAATACTCTTGTACTGATTATAAAAGTTAGTCATGTCCACCACCAGATCCTTGATCACGAACATGTGAGGCAAGGGAGTGAT includes:
- the LOC106349257 gene encoding succinate dehydrogenase [ubiquinone] iron-sulfur subunit 1, mitochondrial; its protein translation is MSSGLIGRLVGTKPSRLTTAARLIPSRCTASVTEPEPKASSGGGKPSNFKTFQIYRWNPDNPSKPELQDYKIDLKDCGPMVLDALIKIKNEMDPSLTFRRSCREGICGSCAMNIDGCNGLACLTKIEEGAKETTITPLPHMFVIKDLVVDMTNFYNQYKSIEPWLKRKNPPSEPGKEILQSKKDRAKLDGMYECILCACCSTSCPSYWWNPESYLGPAALLHANRWISDSRDEYTKERLEAIDDEFKLYRCHTILNCARACPKGLNPGKQIAHIKQLQR